A single window of Watersipora subatra chromosome 9, tzWatSuba1.1, whole genome shotgun sequence DNA harbors:
- the LOC137404332 gene encoding transcription factor HES-2-like produces the protein MKTIGSLEMPKDSNRRILKPIIEKRRRERINSHLEELKNLVCGNTRSKLEKADILELTVNHLRKLIAAQRRSQSTNNNNTAPVAIPPKPIDPTRAGYMPCSQEMQRLMAKNVNENILAAHQRRHQGQPISSPSPGSSCSSLSPTSPEPHFVYFPMLHSNFPFAFPVKGLPSAHPTRNKSDVWRPW, from the coding sequence ataTTGAAGCCAATAATAGAGAAGAGACGAAGAGAAAGAATAAACAGTCACCTCGAAGAGCTCAAGAACCTCGTATGTGGAAACACAAGATCTAAACTAGAAAAAGCTGACATTCTTGAGCTGACCGTAAATCATCTTCGTAAACTCATCGCAGCTCAAAGACGTTCACAATcgactaataataacaacactgCTCCGGTAGCCATTCCACCCAAACCTATAGATCCGACACGGGCTGGATACATGCCTTGCTCGCAGGAAATGCAAAGACTTATGGCTAAAAATGTCAACGAGAACATATTGGCAGCTCACCAGCGTAGGCATCAAGGGCAACCAATATCATCGCCATCTCCAGGATCTAGTTGCTCATCTCTTAGTCCAACCTCACCGGAACCACATTTTGTCTATTTTCCTATGTTGCATTCCAATTTTCCATTTGCATTTCCTGTCAAAGGCCTCCCTAGTGCACATCCAACTCGTAATAAGTCTGATGTTTGGAGGCCATGGTAA